A single genomic interval of Aedes aegypti strain LVP_AGWG chromosome 1, AaegL5.0 Primary Assembly, whole genome shotgun sequence harbors:
- the LOC5578687 gene encoding odorant receptor 22c: protein MEDAKFGLIFRFIRRALSVAGCDIFEENWRPSAWTFIVLLFASIFPYFAVVFLLNHHDDMSYERLAESVAIFITSLDGIYGLLEFIVNRNKWNEVMKNIHSRRFQYKSKTISELFDLYYYRNYQFCKVLYSAYISSAVSILLAPFVFPIPEQYDLPAACTISLIEPAEPYFYPVNYIFQAIVIFSVQHVLIAQCLSLVTGIMSACCQIRALKIKIDELNEQIADPNIKAGTVRESLGEIIYLHQCTKEFIVIIQRKYGVVYLSMYMVCGGIVCMCLNVIAQNIFTSATLLTMAGVFSVFVHCFFGNLLLIENDSLPDKIYALDWHELDIAQQKSLKLLLENAQPDSLLHGILMPLNMSTFVSIMKAAFSYYSILSKKQNS from the exons ATGGAGGATGCAAAATTCGGTTTAATATTCAGATTCATTCGTCGTGCCCTCAGTGTTGCAGGATGCGatatatttgaagaaaattggcGGCCATCGGCGTGGACATTTATCGTCCTCTTGTTTGCAAGCATATTTCCTTACTTTGCAGTggtttttctgctcaatcaTCACGATGACATGTCCTATGAACGTCTTGCTGAAAGTGTGGCGATTTTCATAACCTCTCTAGATGGTATCTATGGATTATTGGAATTCATAGTTAATCGTAACAAGTGGAACGAAGTGATGAAGAACATTCACAGTCGTCGATTTCAATATAAATCCAAAACAATTTCTGAGTTATTCGATCTCTACTATTATAGAAATTACCAGTTCTGCAAAGTTCTGTACTCGGCTTACATTTCATCTGCGGTCTCTATCTTATTGGCGCCATTTGTGTTTCCTATTCCGGAGCAATACGATCTTCCAGCGGCTTGTACAATATCGTTGATAGAACCAGCGGAGCCGTATTTTTATCCGGTGAACTACATTTTCCAGGCTATTGTTATATTCTCGGTTCAACATGTTCTGATTGCTCAATGTTTGTCACTTGTTACTGGAATTATGTCAGCATGTTGTCAAATACGTGCacttaaaatcaaaattgaCGAGCTCAACGAACAAATTGCTGATCCAAACATAAAAGCAGGTACAGTTCGTGAATCTCTTGGCGAGATTATATATTTGCATCAGTGTACCAAAGAGTTTATAGTGATAATTCAGCGAAAGTATGGAGTAGTTTATCTTTCGATGTACATGGTGTGTGGTGGAATCGTTTGCATGTGTTTGAATGTGATTGCGCAAAATATTTTCACTTCGGCAACTTTGCTGACCATGGCCGGAGTGTTTTCGGTTTTTGTGCATTGTTTCTTTGGTAATCTTCTGTTGATTGAGAATGACAGTCTACCGGATAAGATCTATGCTCTCGATTGGCACGAACTGGACATTGCTCAACAAAAGTCTTTGAAGCTGTTGTTGGAAAATGCTCAACCGGATTCGTTGTTGCACGGAATTCTTATGCCATTGAACATGAGCACTTTTGTGTCG atcATGAAGGCGGCATTTTCGTACTACTCCATACTaagcaaaaaacaaaattcatag